A DNA window from Selenomonas sp. oral taxon 126 contains the following coding sequences:
- the jag gene encoding RNA-binding cell elongation regulator Jag/EloR — translation MAEIIETTGRTVEDALSHALDKLGCGREEVTYEIVQEPSGGFLGLWGKREARIRVTTRPVIPPQRTEIQTPAPPTVLAPSPQPSTMPQEERAQDEGFGIKKRFHTDLRSSARKAAEQSAPQRGGEQRRENIARGGYGDRQERPARMGEERRAPRESSGQGGYGERRERGGYGETRERSVRSRYGDERQDFRRERRERPSYERTGAGYEGSHRERTDSQLIPLTDEMMAAAEKFLGEIFAAMGLSVTLHRTDTPSGTIFNMQGDSLGILIGKHGATLDSLQYLTNLVVNKIPETGYARIILDVEDYRARREETLTRLAGHLADKACRIGEEIHLEPMSRHERKIIHMALQDNRRVTTYSAGDNPRRYVVIVPRRRRYTRDYEEQGYDRYER, via the coding sequence ATGGCAGAGATCATCGAGACCACCGGCAGAACCGTCGAGGATGCACTCTCGCACGCCCTCGACAAACTCGGCTGCGGCAGAGAAGAGGTCACCTATGAGATCGTACAGGAGCCCTCGGGCGGCTTCCTCGGCCTCTGGGGAAAAAGGGAGGCGCGCATCCGCGTGACGACGCGCCCCGTGATCCCGCCGCAGCGCACGGAGATCCAGACCCCTGCGCCGCCGACCGTCCTTGCACCGTCTCCTCAGCCGTCCACCATGCCGCAGGAAGAGCGTGCACAGGACGAGGGATTCGGCATTAAAAAGCGCTTTCACACCGATCTGCGCTCCTCCGCGCGCAAGGCGGCAGAGCAGAGCGCACCGCAGCGTGGCGGTGAACAGCGCCGCGAGAACATAGCGCGTGGCGGCTATGGCGATCGTCAGGAGCGTCCCGCACGCATGGGCGAGGAGCGCCGTGCACCGCGCGAGAGCAGCGGACAGGGCGGCTATGGCGAGCGACGCGAGCGCGGCGGATACGGCGAGACGCGGGAGCGTTCCGTGCGCAGCCGCTACGGGGACGAGCGGCAGGATTTCCGTCGGGAGCGGCGGGAACGCCCCTCCTACGAGCGCACAGGTGCAGGCTATGAGGGGAGTCATCGCGAGCGGACGGACAGTCAGCTCATCCCGCTCACCGACGAGATGATGGCGGCAGCGGAGAAATTCCTCGGCGAGATCTTTGCCGCAATGGGACTCTCCGTCACCCTGCACCGCACGGATACGCCCTCGGGCACGATCTTTAACATGCAGGGCGACAGCCTCGGAATCCTTATTGGCAAACACGGCGCGACGCTCGACTCGCTGCAATACCTCACGAACCTCGTTGTGAACAAGATCCCCGAGACGGGCTATGCGCGCATCATTCTCGATGTAGAGGACTACCGCGCGCGCCGTGAGGAGACGCTCACACGCCTCGCGGGGCATCTCGCGGACAAGGCGTGCCGCATCGGCGAGGAGATTCACCTCGAGCCCATGAGCCGCCACGAGCGCAAGATCATCCACATGGCGCTGCAGGACAATCGCCGCGTCACCACCTACAGCGCGGGCGACAACCCGCGCCGCTACGTCGTCATCGTGCCACGCCGCCGCCGCTATACGCGCG